In Nocardia sp. NBC_00403, one DNA window encodes the following:
- a CDS encoding carbohydrate ABC transporter permease, which produces MPPKRGFGGTLALQLRSSGKAWLFVTPVLITLAVVVGYPVFRAIFMSFQKDAGLDPATGMFVEGGSAGFSNYTHWLFQQCQAGGETVSCPTGNLGSQFWLAIGVTLFFTVITVTLEATLGLGMAMVMGKTFRGRALLRAAVLIPWAIPTAVTARLWEFMFQYDGVVNRLLGTHILWTSEAWPARFAVIAADVWKTTPFMALLLLAGLQVIPADVYEAAKVDGASAWQRFTQITLPLLKPALLVAVLFRTMDGLRLYDLPAIMTLGNPATRPISALVVEQVRQGPNSAAALSTITFLLIFAVAFLLVKVLGANAVRTQEEQREAH; this is translated from the coding sequence CTGCCGCCGAAGCGCGGGTTCGGTGGAACATTGGCTTTGCAGCTTCGGAGTTCCGGTAAGGCGTGGCTATTCGTCACGCCGGTGTTGATAACGCTGGCCGTCGTCGTCGGCTACCCGGTGTTCCGGGCGATCTTCATGTCGTTCCAGAAGGATGCCGGGCTGGATCCGGCGACCGGGATGTTCGTCGAGGGCGGTAGCGCCGGATTCTCGAACTACACCCACTGGCTGTTCCAGCAGTGTCAGGCCGGCGGCGAGACGGTGTCCTGCCCCACCGGCAACCTCGGATCGCAGTTCTGGCTCGCGATCGGCGTGACGCTGTTCTTCACGGTGATCACCGTGACCCTCGAGGCGACACTCGGCCTCGGCATGGCGATGGTGATGGGAAAGACCTTCCGTGGCCGGGCCCTGCTGCGGGCGGCGGTGCTCATTCCGTGGGCGATCCCGACCGCGGTCACGGCGCGACTGTGGGAGTTCATGTTCCAGTACGACGGGGTGGTGAACCGGCTGCTCGGCACGCACATCCTGTGGACCTCCGAGGCGTGGCCCGCGCGGTTCGCGGTGATCGCCGCCGACGTGTGGAAGACCACGCCGTTCATGGCCTTGCTGCTGCTCGCAGGCCTGCAGGTAATCCCGGCCGACGTCTACGAGGCCGCCAAGGTCGACGGCGCATCGGCCTGGCAGCGCTTCACTCAGATCACCCTGCCACTGCTCAAGCCCGCGTTGCTGGTCGCGGTGCTGTTCCGGACGATGGACGGACTTCGCCTCTACGACCTGCCCGCGATCATGACGCTCGGCAACCCGGCGACCCGCCCGATCTCCGCGCTGGTGGTCGAGCAGGTCCGTCAAGGCCCGAACAGTGCGGCCGCATTGTCGACGATAACCTTCCTGCTCATCTTCGCGGTGGCGTTCCTGTTGGTGAAGGTCTTGGGTGCGAATGCCGTTCGGACCCAGGAAGAACAGCGGGAGGCGCACTGA